A single genomic interval of Lewinellaceae bacterium harbors:
- the ytxJ gene encoding bacillithiol system redox-active protein YtxJ, giving the protein MEWLPLTATNQINEIVEHSSSTPCIIYKHSTRCSLSSLARHRLERAWMFDKHVVLPYFLDLIADREVSNLVEQRFGVKHQSPQLLLIKDGQCVYHASHLDINARSLQPYFGRAEQA; this is encoded by the coding sequence ATCGAATGGTTGCCCCTAACGGCAACGAACCAGATAAATGAAATCGTAGAACATTCCAGTTCTACACCTTGCATTATCTATAAGCACAGCACGCGCTGCTCGCTCAGTTCTCTTGCCCGGCACCGCCTGGAAAGAGCCTGGATGTTCGACAAGCATGTTGTGCTTCCTTATTTTCTGGACCTGATTGCCGACCGCGAGGTTTCTAACCTTGTCGAGCAGCGCTTTGGGGTCAAGCACCAATCTCCGCAGCTACTTCTCATAAAGGATGGGCAGTGCGTATACCACGCATCCCACCTCGATATCAACGCCCGCAGCCTACAGCCGTACTTTGGCCGTGCGGAGCAGGCTTGA
- a CDS encoding DUF853 family protein → MSKQEQFTAEINEGYNFKGRFIILGGAMLDGECQTNTLVKIPLRTMNRHGLIAGATGSGKTKTLQILAEQLSRQGVPSLLMDVKGDLSGIAVPSGGHPKIDERHSRIGIPFEPGASPVEFLTLSDEPGARLRATVLEFGPVLFSKIMGLNDTQAGIVAVVFKYCDDRKLPLLDLADFKQTLQYITNEGKEEAEKAYGRISTASVGTIMRKIIELEQQDASRFFGERSFDVDDLLRTDKEGRGIVSVLRLTDIQGRPKLFSTFMLQMLAEIYSNFPEEGDLEKPKLVIFIDEAHLVFEEASDALMDQIEVIVKLIRSKGVGLFFVTQNPADIPDDVLGQLGLKIQHALRAFTAKDRKAIKLAAQNYPISEFYDVAQVVTELGIGEALVTALNEKGIPTPLAHTLLRAPESRMDVLTEKEIDGIIRKSDIIDKYNEEIDRESAYEILNKKLEAAQDDTIQEEMREQRQRARSTSSRQEKTAIEKIIANPTTRQVARTVARELTRGLLGVLGISSSSRRRR, encoded by the coding sequence ATGTCTAAGCAAGAACAATTCACGGCAGAGATAAACGAGGGGTACAACTTCAAAGGGCGCTTTATCATCCTGGGAGGAGCCATGCTGGATGGCGAATGCCAAACGAATACGCTGGTAAAGATTCCTTTGAGGACGATGAACCGCCATGGGCTCATTGCCGGCGCCACCGGGTCGGGAAAAACGAAGACCCTGCAAATCCTGGCCGAGCAGCTTTCCCGCCAGGGCGTCCCTTCTTTGCTGATGGACGTCAAGGGCGACCTCAGCGGCATCGCAGTGCCGAGCGGCGGGCACCCCAAGATTGACGAACGCCACTCCCGCATCGGCATTCCTTTTGAACCCGGCGCCAGCCCGGTGGAGTTCCTGACGCTCTCCGATGAACCCGGCGCCCGCCTGAGAGCCACTGTCCTGGAATTCGGCCCGGTATTGTTTTCTAAAATAATGGGGCTTAATGATACTCAGGCGGGAATAGTAGCCGTCGTCTTCAAATATTGCGACGACCGCAAGCTGCCGCTCCTCGACCTGGCGGACTTCAAGCAAACCCTGCAATACATTACCAACGAAGGCAAAGAAGAGGCGGAGAAGGCCTACGGCCGGATTTCCACCGCATCGGTGGGCACCATCATGCGGAAAATCATCGAATTGGAACAGCAGGATGCCAGCCGTTTCTTTGGAGAGCGCTCCTTCGACGTGGATGACCTGTTGCGCACGGACAAAGAGGGTAGGGGGATTGTCTCCGTACTCCGGCTGACCGATATCCAGGGCCGTCCCAAACTGTTCTCTACTTTTATGTTGCAGATGCTGGCGGAAATCTATTCCAACTTCCCGGAAGAGGGCGACCTGGAAAAACCCAAGCTGGTCATTTTCATCGACGAGGCGCACCTCGTTTTTGAAGAAGCTTCCGATGCGTTGATGGACCAGATCGAGGTCATCGTCAAGCTGATCCGTTCCAAAGGGGTAGGGTTGTTCTTTGTCACTCAAAACCCTGCGGACATTCCCGACGACGTATTGGGCCAGTTAGGGCTTAAAATCCAGCACGCCCTGCGCGCCTTTACCGCCAAAGACCGCAAGGCCATCAAACTGGCGGCTCAAAACTACCCCATTTCCGAATTTTACGACGTCGCTCAGGTCGTTACGGAACTCGGCATCGGCGAAGCACTGGTAACGGCGCTCAATGAAAAAGGGATACCCACGCCGCTGGCCCATACTTTGCTGAGAGCCCCGGAATCCCGAATGGACGTGTTGACTGAAAAGGAGATCGACGGCATCATTCGCAAGTCGGATATCATCGATAAATACAACGAGGAGATCGACCGGGAGAGCGCCTATGAGATCCTCAATAAAAAACTGGAAGCAGCTCAGGATGACACCATCCAGGAAGAAATGCGCGAGCAGCGGCAACGCGCCCGCAGCACTTCCAGCCGGCAAGAGAAAACCGCGATAGAAAAAATTATTGCCAACCCCACTACCCGGCAGGTGGCGCGCACGGTGGCTAGAGAGCTCACCCGGGGATTGTTGGGGGTTCTGGGGATCAGCAGTTCCAGCCGCAGGCGAAGGTAG
- a CDS encoding PA0069 family radical SAM protein produces the protein MNYSEPDSTYIRGRGAQINPANRFHQHVHDPEPQDRDARTQYINVYPKSMLNRVTSPDIGMAWSMNPYQGCEHGCIYCYARNTHNYWGYSAGLDFEQKILVKKDAPKVLEAELRKKSWKPEPIMLAGNTDCYQPIERELEITRQVLEVLWKYRHPVGIITKNSLILRDLDILKQMAEHRLVRASVSLTTLDEGLRRTLEPRTASVHSRLKTIQTLAENGIPVNVMLAPIIPGLNDHEILSMAETVSRLGALSVAYTMVRLNGDVAEIFEDWIRKNLPDRAERVLNRIRDCHGGQLNDHRFGARMRGEGKVAEIVAQQFKLAKQLYFQGKAKPEYNLELFEQFRNPQLSLF, from the coding sequence GTGAATTATTCAGAGCCAGATTCAACCTACATCAGGGGTAGGGGAGCGCAGATCAACCCCGCCAACCGTTTCCACCAGCATGTGCACGACCCGGAGCCTCAGGACCGGGACGCCCGGACCCAATACATCAACGTCTACCCCAAGAGCATGCTCAACCGGGTAACCAGCCCGGACATCGGCATGGCCTGGTCGATGAACCCTTATCAGGGCTGTGAGCACGGCTGCATTTATTGTTACGCGCGCAATACCCACAACTACTGGGGCTACAGCGCCGGGCTGGATTTCGAGCAGAAGATACTGGTCAAGAAGGACGCCCCGAAAGTGCTGGAGGCAGAGCTGCGCAAGAAATCGTGGAAACCCGAGCCCATCATGCTGGCGGGCAATACCGATTGCTATCAGCCGATTGAGCGGGAGCTGGAGATCACCCGGCAGGTCCTGGAAGTGCTTTGGAAATACCGCCACCCCGTGGGCATCATCACCAAGAACAGCCTCATCCTGCGCGACCTGGATATTCTGAAACAGATGGCGGAACACCGGCTGGTGCGCGCCTCTGTCTCCCTGACCACTTTGGACGAAGGCCTGCGCCGAACACTGGAGCCCAGAACCGCTTCCGTGCACAGCCGCCTGAAGACGATCCAAACGCTGGCGGAAAACGGCATACCGGTAAATGTTATGCTGGCGCCCATCATTCCGGGCCTGAACGATCACGAAATCCTCTCCATGGCGGAAACGGTGAGCCGCCTGGGCGCTCTTTCCGTTGCCTACACCATGGTGCGCCTGAACGGCGACGTGGCCGAAATCTTTGAAGACTGGATCCGGAAGAACCTGCCGGACCGGGCCGAACGGGTGCTGAACCGAATCCGGGACTGCCACGGCGGGCAACTCAACGACCACCGCTTCGGCGCCCGCATGCGCGGAGAGGGCAAGGTCGCCGAGATCGTTGCCCAGCAGTTCAAACTGGCCAAACAACTATACTTTCAGGGCAAGGCAAAGCCGGAGTACAACCTGGAGCTCTTCGAACAATTCCGCAATCCGCAACTGAGTTTGTTCTAA
- the mnmD gene encoding tRNA (5-methylaminomethyl-2-thiouridine)(34)-methyltransferase MnmD — MSKIFETQDGSHSIYSESYGVSYHSKYGAIKESMHVFIQAGLFYRIPGAEQLSVLDIGFGTGLNALLTLVEAGKRQLPVYYEAIEAYPISVEEAAQLNYPVLLDSNLSDIFLQMHEMPWGESRQITPYFSFCKKQSRFESLGYAEAFDVVYFDAFAPNAQPELWEEDILKKMYDALKEKGVLTTYCAKGVVKRCLKRLGFAVESLKGPPGKREMTRAVKLLPVAG; from the coding sequence ATGAGTAAAATTTTCGAAACCCAGGATGGCTCCCATTCCATTTATTCCGAATCTTATGGAGTAAGTTACCATTCGAAGTACGGCGCCATTAAGGAATCCATGCACGTCTTTATCCAGGCGGGCTTGTTTTACCGCATTCCCGGCGCCGAACAATTGTCTGTTCTGGATATCGGTTTCGGGACCGGGCTCAATGCTCTTCTAACTTTGGTGGAAGCCGGCAAACGGCAGTTGCCTGTCTATTACGAAGCCATAGAAGCCTATCCCATATCGGTAGAGGAAGCCGCTCAATTGAACTACCCGGTTCTCCTCGACAGCAACCTCTCTGATATCTTTCTGCAAATGCACGAAATGCCGTGGGGAGAATCCCGCCAGATTACGCCCTATTTCTCTTTTTGTAAAAAGCAAAGCCGGTTTGAAAGCCTTGGGTATGCGGAGGCCTTTGATGTGGTCTACTTCGACGCGTTTGCTCCCAATGCCCAACCGGAACTATGGGAAGAAGATATATTGAAAAAAATGTATGATGCGCTAAAGGAAAAAGGGGTACTCACTACCTACTGTGCAAAAGGGGTAGTCAAGCGCTGTTTGAAGAGGTTGGGTTTTGCCGTGGAATCTCTAAAAGGCCCTCCCGGCAAGCGGGAAATGACGCGGGCTGTGAAGCTGCTGCCTGTAGCCGGTTGA
- a CDS encoding pyruvate dehydrogenase complex E1 component subunit beta yields the protein MARKIALREALREAMVEEMRRDDNVFLMGEEVAEYDGAYKVSKGMLEEFGARRVIDTPIAELGFAGIGVGAAMNGLRPIVEFMTWNFAVLAFDQIVNNAAKTLSQSAGAFRCPIVFRGPSGSAGQLAQQHSQTFESWLANVPGLKVISCVDPADAKGLLKSAIRDDDPICMMESELLYGFEDEVPEGEYLVPIGVAAVRREGSDITLVSYNKMMYPTLEAADELAKEGIQAEVIDLRTIRPLDYQTIVNSVKKTNRLVVIDESWPLAGVSSEVAYGIQKYAFDYLDAPVTRVNSADTSTPYAPTLVDAWLPDKAKILKAAKEVLYMKA from the coding sequence ATGGCAAGGAAAATAGCTCTCAGAGAGGCACTACGGGAAGCCATGGTCGAAGAAATGCGCCGCGACGACAACGTGTTCCTGATGGGGGAGGAGGTAGCTGAATACGACGGCGCCTACAAGGTTAGCAAAGGGATGCTCGAGGAATTCGGCGCCCGCCGCGTGATCGACACTCCCATAGCCGAGCTCGGCTTTGCCGGCATCGGGGTCGGCGCCGCCATGAACGGCCTGCGCCCCATCGTAGAATTTATGACCTGGAACTTTGCGGTGCTGGCTTTCGACCAGATCGTTAACAATGCCGCGAAAACCCTCTCGCAATCTGCCGGCGCCTTCCGGTGCCCCATCGTGTTCCGCGGCCCGTCGGGCAGCGCCGGCCAGCTGGCGCAGCAACACTCCCAGACATTTGAGAGCTGGCTGGCCAACGTGCCCGGACTAAAGGTGATCTCCTGCGTGGACCCTGCGGACGCCAAAGGCCTGCTCAAATCCGCTATCCGCGATGACGATCCGATCTGCATGATGGAGTCCGAATTGTTGTACGGCTTTGAAGACGAAGTGCCGGAAGGGGAGTACCTGGTGCCCATCGGAGTAGCTGCCGTCCGCCGGGAAGGCTCGGACATTACCCTGGTTTCCTACAATAAAATGATGTACCCGACCCTGGAAGCTGCCGACGAACTGGCTAAAGAGGGCATCCAGGCCGAGGTGATCGACCTGCGCACCATCCGCCCTCTGGATTACCAAACCATCGTCAATTCGGTAAAGAAAACCAACCGCCTGGTTGTCATCGATGAGTCCTGGCCGCTGGCAGGCGTTTCTTCAGAAGTAGCCTACGGCATACAGAAATACGCCTTCGATTACCTCGACGCCCCGGTAACACGGGTCAACTCGGCCGATACTTCGACGCCTTATGCCCCAACTCTGGTCGATGCGTGGCTTCCGGATAAAGCGAAGATCTTGAAGGCGGCGAAGGAGGTATTGTACATGAAAGCATAA
- a CDS encoding DNA/RNA non-specific endonuclease: MAKFRMNHESKGKSSSGGMIVRVGLFSAIIGGLFILFNKFTGNSAASYPESEEPAATVRVESINYLPESGSGEVIYHRYYTLSYSEQHEQAEWVAYRLAGDELKQPWVDRADNFRPDPEVKTGSATPDDYRRSGYNRGHLVPAADRAFSEQAIDETFLMSNISPQAGNFNKGIWRELEELARSWAKANGELYVVTGPVLALKPKGTIGDNEVSVPAAYFKVLLDAEEPQVKGIGFLIPNEVSFEPLYKFAVSIDRVEEVTGLDFFGKLLPAKVEEEVEGNLNLDLWEFSKSKFQERIEKWNNQ; the protein is encoded by the coding sequence ATGGCAAAATTCAGGATGAATCACGAAAGCAAAGGCAAGAGCAGTTCCGGCGGCATGATTGTAAGAGTGGGCCTTTTCAGCGCCATCATCGGCGGATTGTTTATTCTGTTCAATAAATTTACCGGCAACAGCGCCGCTTCCTATCCCGAATCGGAAGAACCTGCTGCTACAGTTAGGGTAGAAAGCATTAACTACCTTCCCGAATCCGGTTCGGGAGAGGTCATTTACCACCGGTACTACACCCTGTCTTATTCCGAACAACACGAGCAGGCCGAATGGGTCGCCTACCGCCTTGCCGGCGACGAGCTCAAACAGCCCTGGGTAGACCGGGCCGACAACTTCCGGCCCGACCCCGAGGTGAAGACGGGGTCGGCTACGCCCGACGATTACCGCCGTTCCGGCTACAACCGGGGCCATCTGGTGCCGGCAGCCGACCGGGCGTTCAGCGAACAGGCGATCGATGAAACCTTCTTGATGAGCAACATCAGCCCCCAGGCCGGCAACTTCAACAAGGGCATCTGGCGAGAACTCGAAGAGCTTGCCCGCTCCTGGGCCAAAGCCAACGGCGAACTCTACGTGGTAACCGGCCCGGTGCTGGCGCTAAAGCCCAAAGGCACGATCGGCGACAACGAAGTGTCGGTCCCGGCTGCCTATTTCAAAGTGCTGCTCGATGCCGAGGAGCCTCAGGTCAAGGGCATCGGCTTTCTCATACCCAACGAGGTTAGCTTTGAGCCGCTGTATAAATTTGCCGTCAGCATCGACCGGGTAGAAGAAGTGACCGGACTGGATTTTTTTGGAAAGCTGCTGCCCGCCAAAGTGGAAGAAGAAGTAGAAGGCAACCTCAACCTCGACTTGTGGGAGTTCAGCAAATCCAAATTTCAGGAGAGAATAGAAAAGTGGAATAACCAATAA
- a CDS encoding Pathogenesis-related transcriptional factor and ERF protein, whose product MLYKVKLKNVDESVLLDDQVYEYLTTDPYLVKVDFIHNLRQHSSGCAVFQKTWKKADGGYKTETIYLHKLVAEKFLLETRSRGKNLVGAKNGNKLDCRLENLVYRSRSVASRKRKTSSKVGYTGVYKENNRYRAVISVDRKSVHIGMFDSAEEAALAYNKKSRELYGDDGKVNIIKPKKDNGD is encoded by the coding sequence GTGCTATATAAAGTCAAACTAAAAAATGTAGACGAAAGCGTTTTGTTAGACGACCAGGTCTATGAATACCTTACGACCGACCCGTACCTGGTAAAGGTGGATTTTATCCATAACCTCCGCCAGCATTCCAGCGGGTGCGCTGTTTTCCAAAAGACCTGGAAAAAGGCAGATGGAGGTTATAAAACAGAGACCATCTATTTGCACAAACTGGTTGCGGAGAAATTTCTTTTGGAAACCCGGTCCAGAGGCAAAAACCTGGTGGGGGCTAAAAATGGGAACAAACTGGACTGCCGGCTGGAGAACCTGGTTTACCGCTCTCGTTCCGTGGCCAGCCGAAAGCGCAAAACCAGCAGCAAGGTAGGGTATACCGGCGTGTACAAAGAGAACAACCGGTACCGGGCAGTGATCTCTGTGGACCGGAAATCCGTCCATATCGGAATGTTCGATTCCGCCGAAGAAGCCGCTTTGGCCTACAACAAAAAATCCAGAGAATTGTACGGGGACGATGGCAAGGTCAACATTATAAAGCCGAAGAAAGACAACGGAGACTGA
- a CDS encoding TRAP transporter substrate-binding protein: protein MKISRKSFFKGIAFGTISLPFLIRAFGGKNHAQEDSTGAPNVLTARQYRWKMVTTWPPNFPILGEACSKYAGLVEQLSGGRIRIRVYGGNELVPALEAFDTVRTGGAEIGSGAAYYWAGKAPAAQFFASVPFGMNAQQLNAWVIGGGGIELWEELYRDFNLVPMAGGNTGVQMGGWFNREINSLDDLKGLKMRIPGLGGKVLEKAGGAPVLLAGGEIYTGLERGVLDATEWLGPYHDTLMGFHDIAKYYYTPGWHEPGTMLEYFVNKEIYDKLPSDLQAILQTAAAWSNIWVLSQMEAKNAEALTTLLEKGVSIRKFPREMLAQLRQYTAEVIGEITASDPFSRRVYESYDRFRKKAANYSLITEKEFYDKIQAEGELDLG, encoded by the coding sequence ATGAAAATCTCCAGAAAAAGCTTTTTCAAAGGCATTGCCTTCGGCACCATTTCCCTACCCTTCCTGATCCGCGCTTTCGGCGGCAAGAACCATGCGCAGGAAGACAGTACCGGCGCGCCCAATGTCCTCACCGCCAGGCAGTATCGCTGGAAGATGGTCACCACCTGGCCCCCCAACTTCCCCATCCTGGGCGAGGCTTGCAGCAAATACGCCGGGCTGGTAGAACAGCTATCGGGCGGCCGCATCCGCATCCGGGTGTACGGCGGCAACGAGCTGGTGCCGGCCCTGGAAGCCTTCGACACGGTACGCACCGGCGGGGCCGAGATCGGCAGCGGCGCCGCCTACTACTGGGCGGGCAAGGCGCCGGCCGCCCAATTCTTCGCCTCGGTGCCTTTTGGCATGAACGCCCAGCAGCTCAACGCCTGGGTCATCGGCGGGGGGGGCATCGAGCTCTGGGAGGAACTCTACCGGGATTTCAACCTGGTGCCCATGGCCGGCGGCAATACCGGCGTGCAGATGGGCGGCTGGTTCAACCGGGAGATCAACAGCCTGGACGACCTCAAGGGCCTGAAAATGCGCATCCCCGGCCTGGGCGGCAAAGTGCTGGAAAAAGCGGGCGGCGCCCCCGTGCTCTTGGCCGGCGGCGAAATCTACACCGGCCTGGAGCGCGGCGTCCTCGACGCCACCGAATGGCTGGGCCCTTACCACGATACGCTGATGGGCTTCCACGACATCGCCAAGTACTACTACACCCCCGGCTGGCACGAGCCAGGCACCATGCTGGAGTACTTCGTCAACAAAGAGATTTACGACAAATTGCCGTCTGACCTGCAGGCCATCCTGCAAACCGCCGCCGCCTGGTCGAACATCTGGGTGCTCTCGCAAATGGAGGCCAAAAATGCCGAGGCGCTGACCACCTTGCTGGAGAAAGGGGTCTCCATCCGGAAGTTCCCCCGGGAGATGCTGGCTCAATTGCGCCAGTACACCGCCGAAGTGATCGGCGAGATTACTGCCAGCGACCCGTTCAGCCGAAGGGTCTACGAATCGTACGACCGCTTCCGCAAAAAAGCCGCCAATTACTCCCTGATCACCGAGAAGGAGTTTTATGATAAGATACAGGCGGAGGGGGAGTTGGATTTGGGGTAG
- a CDS encoding DUF255 domain-containing protein has product MKRISVILTVLLAWSALSFTPVQQTQKLLRQDNEEGVKWLSWEEAMALSQTEKKKILLNVYTDWCGWCKRMDKATFEEPNIARYINDNFYPVKFDAEQRNELEYKGKTYKYVKNGQRGYHELAAELLKGRLSFPTVVFLDEHANVIQSIVGYKSPQQFERIATYFAGGHYKKTPWSTYQATYRPVLVSD; this is encoded by the coding sequence ATGAAAAGGATCAGTGTTATTCTCACCGTGTTGCTGGCATGGAGCGCCCTTTCATTCACACCGGTTCAACAAACACAAAAGCTACTCCGGCAAGACAACGAAGAGGGCGTAAAATGGCTGAGTTGGGAAGAGGCAATGGCTCTTTCCCAGACAGAAAAGAAAAAAATCTTGCTGAATGTGTACACCGACTGGTGTGGATGGTGCAAGCGAATGGATAAGGCTACTTTTGAGGAGCCAAACATTGCTCGCTATATTAATGACAATTTCTATCCGGTGAAATTCGATGCAGAGCAGCGGAATGAACTGGAGTACAAAGGAAAAACCTATAAATACGTCAAAAACGGGCAGCGGGGTTACCACGAACTTGCCGCAGAACTGCTAAAAGGAAGGTTGAGCTTTCCAACGGTAGTGTTTCTGGATGAACATGCGAACGTCATCCAATCTATCGTCGGATACAAATCTCCTCAGCAATTTGAGCGCATCGCCACCTACTTCGCCGGAGGGCATTATAAAAAGACGCCCTGGTCTACTTATCAGGCCACGTACCGGCCGGTGTTGGTAAGTGATTAG
- the ribD gene encoding bifunctional diaminohydroxyphosphoribosylaminopyrimidine deaminase/5-amino-6-(5-phosphoribosylamino)uracil reductase RibD — translation MGQPQQELFMQRCFDLARLGAGKTAPNPMVGAVLVHDGRIIGEGYHQAYGQAHAEVNAINSVLPADTPLIPFSTLYVSLEPCDIQGKTPPCTRLILERKIPRVVLSYIDHTPGVDGAGIERLRRAGVEVEVGMLGREGQALSLPRNTFVQERRPYVILKFAQAKNGVFAPPDNRQLWLSNEYSKRLAHKWRSEVDAILVGANTALADNPRLTNRYYYGPSPRRIVLDRQNTLPKSLALFDGQAPTLVFTENPAAREPEGNIDCHYLSFDEHLVKQLLQKLASLDIATLMVEGGIKVIQLFIRAGLWDEARVLLAGKYVPQGRMAPLLPGPPLKTYSLREDEALFFRNPLQSLNLH, via the coding sequence ATGGGCCAGCCTCAACAGGAACTTTTCATGCAGCGGTGCTTCGACCTGGCGAGGTTGGGCGCCGGGAAAACTGCCCCTAACCCTATGGTCGGGGCGGTACTGGTCCATGATGGAAGGATCATTGGCGAAGGATACCATCAGGCCTACGGGCAGGCCCACGCCGAGGTAAATGCCATAAACAGCGTTCTTCCTGCCGATACTCCCCTTATACCCTTTTCTACCCTTTATGTTTCACTGGAGCCTTGCGATATTCAGGGCAAAACGCCCCCCTGCACCCGCCTGATCCTTGAACGGAAAATCCCAAGAGTTGTCTTGTCGTATATCGACCATACCCCGGGAGTCGACGGGGCAGGCATCGAACGGTTGCGCAGGGCCGGCGTAGAAGTGGAAGTCGGAATGCTTGGACGGGAAGGCCAGGCCCTGAGTTTGCCCAGAAATACTTTTGTGCAGGAGCGCCGGCCGTATGTGATCCTGAAATTTGCCCAGGCAAAAAATGGGGTCTTTGCCCCGCCCGACAACCGGCAGTTGTGGCTGAGCAATGAGTATTCTAAAAGGCTGGCCCACAAATGGCGCAGCGAGGTGGACGCCATACTGGTAGGCGCCAATACTGCCCTCGCTGACAACCCCCGGCTCACCAACCGGTACTACTACGGCCCGTCTCCCCGGCGGATTGTCCTCGACCGGCAGAACACCCTCCCAAAATCCCTGGCCCTTTTCGACGGGCAGGCGCCCACCCTCGTATTTACAGAAAATCCGGCCGCTCGAGAACCAGAGGGCAACATCGATTGCCACTATCTTTCCTTTGATGAACACCTGGTGAAACAGTTGCTCCAAAAACTTGCCAGCCTCGATATTGCCACCCTCATGGTCGAAGGCGGCATCAAGGTGATACAACTTTTTATTCGAGCCGGCCTGTGGGATGAGGCCAGGGTGTTGCTCGCCGGCAAATATGTGCCACAAGGGCGTATGGCGCCTCTGCTTCCGGGGCCCCCTCTAAAAACCTATTCATTGAGAGAAGATGAGGCCCTGTTTTTTCGCAACCCTTTACAATCGTTAAACTTACATTAA
- a CDS encoding Uma2 family endonuclease produces MSLARKEKRISVEEYFDLQRNSGKRYDFWDGKLIELEATTKAHNRIKRNLIRKLEVPALSEKDCKLFDENVMTQLKSREKYVYPDIVISCNPEDNDPLIVQFPFIIIEVLPDGTEQYDRTEKFFKYQRIPTVEQCVFVSQKMMAVESFIRSTEDQWLFKALEQPTDQLVFPKLGIDIRVEDIYQGISLKTEEE; encoded by the coding sequence ATGAGCCTGGCCAGAAAAGAAAAGAGGATTTCGGTAGAGGAGTACTTCGACTTGCAGCGCAATAGCGGCAAGCGTTACGATTTCTGGGATGGAAAGCTGATCGAACTGGAAGCCACGACCAAAGCTCATAACCGGATCAAGCGAAACCTCATTCGAAAGCTGGAGGTGCCAGCGTTGAGCGAGAAGGATTGCAAATTATTCGACGAAAATGTGATGACCCAGCTGAAGAGCCGGGAAAAGTATGTATACCCGGATATAGTCATCTCCTGCAATCCTGAGGACAACGACCCACTGATCGTACAATTTCCCTTTATCATTATTGAAGTATTGCCGGATGGGACGGAGCAATACGACAGGACCGAAAAGTTTTTCAAGTATCAACGGATTCCTACTGTAGAACAATGTGTTTTTGTATCCCAGAAAATGATGGCAGTGGAATCTTTCATCCGTTCTACCGAAGACCAATGGTTGTTCAAGGCTCTGGAACAACCTACCGATCAACTGGTTTTCCCGAAGCTTGGAATTGACATCAGGGTCGAAGACATTTATCAGGGCATCTCCCTGAAGACTGAAGAAGAATAA
- a CDS encoding sulfite exporter TauE/SafE family protein, giving the protein MLFCALLIGLAKAGVKGMGMFAVPIMAAVFGGKASAGLVLPLLSMADVFAVSYYNRHAEWKYIRRLLPAAILGVGIGIWVGYAIDDEAFTGLIAIIIISSLALMVVQEYYALSDKLVGSWGVASIFGVLGGFSTMIGNAAGAIMAVYLLATRIPKNSFIGTAAWFFMIINLFKFPFHIFIWGTITRESFLTDLVALPAIVLGVFLGIQIVKFIPEKAFRYFVIVMTFIISLKLLLS; this is encoded by the coding sequence CTGTTGTTTTGCGCCCTGCTCATCGGATTGGCAAAGGCGGGGGTAAAAGGCATGGGCATGTTCGCCGTCCCCATTATGGCGGCAGTGTTTGGCGGAAAAGCATCGGCGGGGCTGGTGCTGCCGCTGCTCTCCATGGCGGATGTTTTCGCCGTCTCTTATTACAACCGGCACGCCGAATGGAAGTACATCCGGCGCTTGCTGCCTGCCGCAATCCTGGGCGTAGGCATCGGCATCTGGGTTGGCTACGCCATAGATGATGAGGCTTTTACCGGGCTGATCGCTATCATCATAATTAGCAGCCTGGCGCTTATGGTGGTGCAGGAGTACTACGCCTTGTCCGACAAGCTGGTGGGCAGTTGGGGCGTGGCCTCAATTTTTGGGGTACTGGGCGGTTTTAGCACCATGATCGGAAACGCAGCCGGCGCCATTATGGCGGTTTACCTGCTGGCCACCCGCATCCCCAAGAACAGTTTTATCGGCACTGCCGCCTGGTTCTTTATGATTATCAACCTTTTCAAGTTCCCTTTCCATATTTTTATCTGGGGCACCATTACCAGGGAGAGCTTTCTGACCGACCTGGTTGCCCTGCCGGCTATTGTGCTGGGCGTTTTCCTGGGTATTCAGATCGTAAAGTTCATTCCCGAAAAAGCGTTTCGGTATTTTGTGATCGTGATGACGTTTATTATTTCGCTAAAGTTATTGCTGAGTTAG